The following coding sequences lie in one Apium graveolens cultivar Ventura chromosome 3, ASM990537v1, whole genome shotgun sequence genomic window:
- the LOC141713727 gene encoding casein kinase 1-like protein HD16, translated as MPQLRSGARRSKRLDDPQPPPQPVEQAENFLFPTQNRTRRRAGAGRGRGSNAAVTNRPAVAIPGRPTYAGGGRGVRLIDLDPEPPCEGLPQPIIGGVAGEHIFNRVEGGVEKDIAMEGPSGDKILGVEEDTSTAPVPERVQVGNSPVYKTERKLGKGGFGQVYVGRRVSGGTERTGADAIEVALKFEHRNSKGCNCGPPYEWQVYSNLNGCYGIPSVHYKGRQGDFYILVMDILGPSLWDVWNSLGQSMSPNMVACIAVEAISILEKLHLKGFVHGDVKPENFLLGQPGSPDEKKLFLIDLGLASRWKDSSSGQHVEYDQRPDIFRGTIRYASVHAHLGRTGSRRDDLESLAYTLIFLIKGRLPWQGYQGDNKSFLVCKKKMSTSPELMCCFCPAPYRQFLEAVTNMKFDEEPNYSKLISLFENLIEPCTSLRPIRIDGALKVGQKRGRLLINLEEDEQPKKKVRLGSPATQWISVYNARRPMKQRYHYNVADTRLRQHVEKGNEDGLYISCVASAANLWALIMDAGTGFCSQVYELSAIFLHKDWIMEQWEKNYYISSIAGASNGSSLVVMSKGTPYTQQSYKVSESFPFKWINKKWKEGFHVTSMTTAGNRWGVVMSRNSGYSDQVVELDFLYPSEGIHRRWENGYRIMSMAATTDQSAFILSVPRRKMTDETQETLRTSAFPSTHVKEKWSKNLYIASLCYGRTVC; from the exons ATGCCACAGCTGCGTAGTGGAGCACGAAGATCAAAACGACTTGATGATCCGCAGCCTCCCCCTCAGCCTGTTGAACAAGCAGAAAATTTTCTGTTCCCTACTCAGAACAGAACTAGAAGAAGAGCTGGTGCGGGAAGAGGAAGGGGTTCCAATGCAGCAGTAACTAACAGGCCTGCAGTGGCAATTCCAGGGAGACCAACTTATGCTGGTGGAGGCAGGGGAGTTAGATTGATTGATCTAGATCCGGAGCCACCTTGTGAGGGTCTTCCACAGCCGATCATTGGTGGGGTGGCTGGAGAACACATTTTTAATAGAGTAGAGGGTGGTGTAGAGAAAGATATTGCAATGGAGGGTCCGAGTGGAGACAAAATACTGGGAGTTGAAGAAGATACAAGTACAGCTCCAGTTCCTGAGAGG GTACAAGTGGGTAACTCGCCTGTATACAAGACGGAAAGGAAGCTGGGTAAGGGAGGTTTTGGTCAAGTTTATGTTGGCAGGAGGGTAAGTGGTGGCACGGAGAGAACAGGAGCAGATGCGATCGAG GTCGCTTTGAAGTTTGAGCACCGGAATAGTAAAGGTTGCAATTGTGGGCCTCCGTATGAGTGGCAAGTATACAG CAATCTTAACGGATGTTATGGGATTCCCTCAGTTCACTACAAGGGGCGCCAGGGTGACTTTTACATCCTG GTCATGGATATTCTTGGACCCAGTCTTTGGGATGTTTGGAACTCATTAGGCCAGTC GATGTCACCAAACATGGTGGCTTGCATTGCGGTGGAGGCGATATCAATTCTCGAAAAGCTTCACTTGAAAGG GTTTGTGCATGGAGATGTAAAGCCTGAGAACTTTTTACTCGGTCAACCTGGAAGccctgatgaaaagaagctctTTCTTATTGATCTTGGACTGG CATCTAGATGGAAAGATTCATCATCTGGTCAGCATGTCGAATATGATCAGCGACCTGACATTTTCAG GGGGACAATAAGATATGCGAGTGTGCATGCACATTTAGGTCGAACCGGAAGTAGAAGAGATGATCTTGAATCACTGGCGTACACATTAATTTTTCTCATTAAAGGGAGGTTACCGTGGCAAGGATACCAG GGAGACAATAAAAGCTTTCTTGTATGTAAAAAGAAAATGTCCACCTCGCCTGAGTTGATGTGCTGCTTTTGTCCTGCCCCATACAGACAGTTCCTTGAAGCTGTTACAAATATGAAATTTGACGAGGAGCCAAACTATTCCAAGCTAATATCTTTGTTTGAAAACCTTATTGAACCATGCACATCCTTGAGACCTATCAGAATTGATGGAGCTCTGAAG GTCGGGCAAAAAAGAGGGCGGTTGCTTATTAATTTGGAAGAAGATGAACAACCTAAGAAGAAAGTGAGACTAGGTAGTCCTGCAACCCAGTGGATTTCAGTTTACAATGCGCGTCGTCCCATGAAGCAGAG ATATCATTACAATGTTGCAGACACAAGGCTGCGTCAGCATGTTGAGAAGGGCAATGAAGACGGTTTATATATCAGCTGTGTGGCTTCAGCTGCAAATCTCTGGGCCTTAATCATGGATGCTGGAACAGGATTCTGTTCTCAGGTTTATGAGCTTTCAGCAATCTTTCTTCACAAG GATTGGATCATGGAACAATGGGAGAAGAATTACTACATTAGTTCAATAGCCGGTGCGAGCAATGGCAGTTCTTTGGTCGTTATGTCTAAAG GCACACCTTACACCCAACAATCTTACAAAGTGAGTGAATCTTTTCCATTCAAGTGGATTAACAAGAAGTGGAAAGAAGGTTTTCATGTCACATCCATGACTACTGCTGGCAATCGTTGGGGTGTTGTCATGTCTAGAAACTCTGGATATTCTGATCAG GTTGTCGAGCTTGATTTTCTGTATCCAAGTGAAGGAATACATCGGCGTTGGGAGAATGGATACAGAATAATGTCTATGGCTGCTACGACTGACCAATCAGCTTTCATACTTAGTGTTCCAAGACGTAAGATGACGGACGAAACTCAAGAAACTCTACGGACGTCTGCCTTTCCTAGCACCCATGTCAAG GAGAAGTGGTCTAAAAACCTCTATATTGCATCTTTATGTTATGGCCGAACAGTTTGTTGA